The Euphorbia lathyris chromosome 2, ddEupLath1.1, whole genome shotgun sequence genome includes a window with the following:
- the LOC136218187 gene encoding magnesium transporter MRS2-I-like: protein MDREGVLVAVETAASLKKKTAVSRSWILLDHNGQSTILDVDKYAIMRRVQIHARDLRILDPLLSYPSTILGRERAIVLNLEHIKAIITAEEVLLRDPLDDNVIPIVEELQRRLPLVYSTSQVQADEDENPGAGKDVETGEENEFPFEFRALEVALEAICSYLDARTRELETDAYPALDELTSKISSLNLDRVRKLKSSMTRLTNRVQKVRDELEQLLDDDDDMADLYLSRKLVTPFSPVSSTGAPNWFLSSPTIGSKISRTSRASVATVDQEEHDVEELEMLLEAYFMQIDSTLNKLTTLREYIDDTEDYINIQLDNHRNQLIQLELFLCSGTVCLSVYSLVAAIFGMNLQYTWREGHGYMFKWVVIFTSIICATLFAVIISYARHKSLVGS from the exons ATGGATAGAGAAGGGGTTTTAGTTGCGGTGGAGACTGCAGCTTCCTTGAAGAAGAAGACTGCCGTTTCTAGGAGTTGGATTTTGCTGGACCACAATGGCCAGAGTACTATTCTTGATGTCGATAAGTATGCTATTATGCGTAGAGTTCAGATTCATGCTAGAGATCTTCGAATTCTTGATCCTCTTTTATCATATCCCTCCACAATTTTGGGCAGAGAAAGAGCTATTGTTCTCAATTTGGAG CATATCAAAGCCATTATCACAGCAGAGGAG GTATTGCTTAGAGATCCACTAGATGATAATGTAATTCCTATAGTTGAGGAGCTTCAGAGACGGTTACCTCTTGTATATTCCACAAGCCAAGTTCAAGCGGACGAAGATGAGAATCCTGGGGCAGGGAAAGATGTTGAAACAGGAGAAGAGAATG AATTTCCATTTGAATTCCGGGCATTGGAAGTAGCACTAGAAGCCATTTGTAGTTATCTAGATGCCCGTACTCGAGAACTGGAGACAGATGCTTACCCAGCTTTAGATGAATTGACATCCAAG ATTAGCAGTCTTAATCTGGACCGGGTGCGTAAGTTGAAGAGTTCTATGACAAGGTTGACAAATCGGGTTCAAAAG GTACGGGATGAACTTGAACAACTTCTGGATGACGATGATGATATGGCAGACCTTTACTTATCTCGAAAGTTAGTTACTCCTTTTTCACCTGTGAGTAGCACGGGTGCTCCTAATTGGTTTCTTAGTTCTCCTACCATTGGTTCAAAGATATCAAGAACTAGCAGAGCCAGTGTAGCAACAGTTGATCAAGAAGAGCATGATGTTGAGGAACTTGAAATGTTGCTTGAG GCTTATTTCATGCAGATTGATAGTACATTGAACAAATTGACCACG CTACGAGAATACATTGATGACACAGAGGATTACATCAATATCCAG CTCGATAATCATCGGAATCAACTCATCCAG CTAGAACTCTTCCTATGTTCAGGGACAGTGTGTTTATCAGTATATTCGTTGGTAGCAGCtatatttgggatgaatttaCAATATACATGGAGGGAGGGGCATGGTTACATGTTTAAATGG GTGGTAATCTTCACAAGTATAATCTGTGCAACCCTTTTCGCAGTGATAATTTCATATGCTAGGCACAAAAGCCTTGTTGGGTCTTGA